The Mycobacterium seoulense genome has a window encoding:
- a CDS encoding crotonase/enoyl-CoA hydratase family protein, which yields MASHNGEAPANEQSGPDALVEQRGHTLVVTLNRPHARNALSTEMMEIMVQAWDRVDNDPDIRCCILTGAGGYFCAGMDLKAATKKPPGESFKDGSYDPSRIDALLKGRRLTKPLIAAVEGPAIAGGTEILQGTDIRIAGESAKFGISEAKWSLYPMGGSAVRLVRQIPYTVACDLLLTGRHITAAEAKEMGLIGHVVPDGQALSKALEIAEIIENNGPLAVQAILRAIRETEGMHENEAFKIDTQIGIKVFLSEDAKEGPRAFAEKRKPNFQNR from the coding sequence GTGGCATCGCACAATGGTGAGGCCCCAGCAAACGAGCAATCCGGTCCCGACGCGCTGGTGGAACAGCGTGGTCACACCCTCGTCGTCACGTTGAACCGGCCGCACGCCCGCAACGCGCTGAGCACCGAAATGATGGAAATCATGGTGCAGGCCTGGGACCGCGTCGACAACGATCCGGACATCCGCTGCTGCATCCTGACCGGCGCCGGTGGCTACTTCTGCGCCGGCATGGACCTCAAGGCGGCAACCAAGAAGCCGCCGGGTGAGTCGTTCAAGGACGGCAGCTACGACCCGTCGCGAATCGACGCCCTCCTCAAGGGCCGCCGGCTGACCAAGCCGCTCATCGCGGCCGTCGAGGGACCCGCGATCGCCGGCGGCACCGAGATCCTGCAGGGCACCGACATCCGCATCGCGGGCGAGAGCGCCAAGTTCGGCATCTCGGAGGCCAAGTGGAGCCTGTACCCGATGGGCGGGTCGGCCGTGCGGCTGGTGCGGCAGATCCCCTACACGGTCGCGTGCGACCTGCTGCTGACCGGCCGGCACATCACCGCCGCCGAGGCCAAGGAGATGGGCCTGATCGGGCATGTGGTGCCCGACGGGCAGGCGCTGTCCAAGGCGCTCGAGATCGCCGAGATCATCGAGAACAACGGCCCGCTGGCCGTGCAGGCGATCCTGCGGGCGATCCGCGAGACCGAGGGCATGCACGAGAACGAGGCCTTCAAGATCGACACCCAGATCGGCATCAAGGTGTTCCTGTCCGAGGACGCCAAGGAAGGCCCGCGGGCGTTCGCCGAGAAGCGCAAGCCCAACTTCCAGAACCGCTAG
- a CDS encoding cytochrome P450 → METRPDVDLTDGAFYAGDSRSVYRWMREHEPVFRDRKGLAAASTYQAVIEAERNPELFSNAGGIRPDQDGVEMMIEMDDPQHLLRRKLVNSGFTRKRVKDLEAKIVSLCDTLIDAVCERGECDFVWDLAAPLPMAVIGDMLGVRPEERKMFLKWSDDLVSFLSSTAAQEDFQVTMDAFAAYSQYMMGMIEARKSEPTDDLVSVLVHAEVEGSRLEDHQIVTEVLLLLIGGDETTRHTLSGGTRQLLLHPDQHRRLAGDLSLLPNAIEEMLRWTAPVKNMARTVTADTEFHGTQLRQGEKMILLFESANFDEKVFDDPETFNMERYPNNHLAFGFGTHFCLGNQLARLELSIMQSRLLQRLPDMRLASDADLPLRPANFVSGLEKMPVAFTPSAPMG, encoded by the coding sequence TTGGAGACCAGGCCAGACGTCGACCTGACCGACGGCGCCTTCTACGCGGGCGATTCGCGGTCCGTCTACCGGTGGATGCGCGAGCACGAACCGGTCTTTCGGGACCGCAAGGGGTTGGCCGCCGCCTCGACGTATCAGGCGGTGATCGAGGCCGAACGCAACCCCGAGCTGTTCTCGAACGCCGGCGGCATTCGGCCCGACCAGGACGGCGTCGAGATGATGATCGAGATGGACGATCCGCAACATCTGTTGCGCCGCAAGCTGGTCAACTCCGGCTTCACCCGCAAGCGCGTGAAAGACCTTGAAGCCAAGATCGTTTCGCTGTGCGACACACTGATCGACGCGGTGTGTGAACGCGGCGAGTGTGACTTCGTCTGGGACCTCGCGGCGCCCCTGCCGATGGCCGTGATCGGCGACATGCTCGGAGTGCGGCCCGAAGAGCGCAAGATGTTCCTCAAGTGGTCCGACGACCTGGTGAGCTTCCTGAGCAGCACGGCGGCGCAAGAGGATTTCCAGGTCACCATGGACGCTTTCGCGGCCTACAGCCAGTACATGATGGGCATGATCGAGGCCCGCAAGTCCGAACCGACAGACGACCTGGTCAGCGTCCTCGTGCACGCGGAGGTCGAGGGCTCGCGGCTCGAGGACCACCAGATCGTCACCGAGGTGCTGCTGCTGTTGATCGGCGGCGACGAGACCACGCGCCACACGCTGTCCGGCGGGACGAGGCAGCTGCTGTTGCATCCCGATCAGCACCGGCGCCTGGCCGGCGACCTGAGCCTGCTGCCCAACGCGATCGAAGAGATGCTCCGCTGGACCGCGCCGGTGAAGAACATGGCACGCACGGTCACCGCGGACACCGAATTTCACGGCACCCAGCTGCGCCAGGGCGAGAAGATGATCCTGCTGTTCGAGTCGGCGAACTTCGACGAGAAGGTCTTCGACGACCCGGAGACCTTCAACATGGAGCGCTACCCGAACAACCACCTCGCCTTCGGCTTCGGGACGCACTTCTGCCTCGGTAACCAGCTCGCCCGGCTGGAGCTGTCGATCATGCAGTCACGCCTGCTGCAGCGCCTCCCGGACATGCGGCTGGCCTCCGATGCGGACCTGCCGCTGCGGCCGGCCAACTTCGTTTCGGGCCTGGAGAAGATGCCGGTGGCGTTCACGCCGAGCGCGCCGATGGGCTGA
- a CDS encoding acetoacetate decarboxylase family protein: MTASQHTIAGTVLTMPVQIRTANQHMAMFSVDADAAQQMIDYSGLRVCRYLPGRAIVVLMLMHYIDGDLGQYHEFGTSVMVNPPGSEERGLRALQSAGAFIHHLPVDQAFTLEAGTKIWGYPKVMGDFTVREGRQFGFDLSIEGQPVIGMEFRRGLPFRLTPRRQEQRTYSHRDGITRETTFEHTLDGVRTRFGGVSIRLGDHPYAKELASLGLPKRALVSSSVDHVQMSFGDAQEIS; encoded by the coding sequence ATGACAGCCTCGCAGCACACCATCGCGGGCACGGTACTCACGATGCCGGTGCAGATCCGCACGGCAAATCAACATATGGCGATGTTCTCCGTCGACGCCGACGCCGCGCAGCAGATGATCGACTACAGCGGCCTGCGGGTCTGCCGCTACCTTCCCGGCCGCGCGATCGTGGTGCTGATGTTGATGCATTACATCGACGGCGACCTCGGCCAGTACCACGAGTTCGGCACCAGCGTGATGGTCAACCCACCCGGATCGGAGGAGAGGGGGCTGCGGGCGCTGCAGTCGGCCGGCGCGTTCATCCACCACCTCCCCGTCGACCAGGCGTTCACCCTGGAGGCGGGAACCAAGATCTGGGGCTACCCGAAGGTGATGGGCGACTTCACCGTTCGAGAAGGCCGTCAGTTCGGTTTCGACCTCAGCATCGAAGGCCAACCGGTGATCGGCATGGAATTTCGCCGCGGCCTGCCGTTTCGGCTGACCCCGCGCCGGCAAGAGCAGCGCACCTACTCGCACCGCGACGGGATCACCCGCGAAACCACCTTCGAACACACCCTGGATGGCGTGCGCACCCGATTCGGCGGGGTGAGCATCCGACTCGGTGATCATCCGTACGCCAAAGAGCTTGCGTCGCTGGGTCTTCCGAAGCGTGCTTTGGTATCCAGCTCCGTCGACCACGTCCAAATGTCCTTCGGTGATGCCCAGGAGATCTCATGA
- a CDS encoding LLM class F420-dependent oxidoreductase — protein MKLGLQLGYWGAQPPENHAELVAAAEDAAFDAVFTAEAWGSDAYTPLAWLGASTRRLRLGTSVIQLSARTPTATAMAALTLDHLSGGRHILGLGVSGPQVVEGWYGRPFPKPLARTREYIDIMRQVWAREKPVISDGPHYPLPLTGEGTTGLGKPLKPITHPLRPDIPIMLGAEGPKNVALAAEICDGWLPIFYTPRMADTYNEWLDEGFARPGARRSREDFEICATANIVITDDRAAAFAAMKPYLALYMGGMGAEDTNFHADVYRRMGYAEVVDDVTKLFRSNQKDKAASIIPDEVVDDAAIVGDINYVREQVKVWEAAGVTMMVVNGRNEAQIRELATLI, from the coding sequence ATGAAGCTGGGGTTGCAGCTCGGGTATTGGGGCGCTCAGCCGCCGGAGAATCACGCGGAGCTCGTCGCTGCGGCCGAGGACGCCGCGTTCGACGCGGTCTTCACCGCCGAGGCGTGGGGTTCGGACGCGTACACGCCGCTGGCGTGGTTGGGCGCCTCGACGCGCCGGCTCCGGCTGGGCACCTCGGTGATCCAGCTGTCCGCGCGCACCCCGACCGCAACCGCGATGGCCGCGCTCACGCTCGACCACCTGTCCGGGGGCCGGCACATCCTCGGGCTCGGCGTCTCCGGGCCGCAGGTGGTGGAGGGCTGGTACGGGCGGCCGTTCCCCAAGCCGCTGGCCCGCACCCGCGAATACATCGACATCATGAGGCAGGTCTGGGCCCGGGAGAAGCCGGTGATCAGCGACGGACCGCACTACCCGCTGCCGCTGACCGGGGAGGGGACGACGGGCCTGGGCAAGCCGCTCAAGCCGATCACCCACCCGCTGCGCCCCGACATCCCGATCATGCTGGGCGCCGAGGGCCCGAAGAACGTGGCGCTGGCCGCCGAGATCTGCGACGGCTGGCTGCCCATCTTCTACACACCGCGGATGGCGGACACCTACAACGAATGGCTCGACGAGGGGTTCGCGCGGCCCGGGGCGCGACGCAGCCGCGAGGACTTCGAGATCTGCGCGACCGCCAACATCGTGATCACCGACGACCGGGCCGCCGCCTTCGCTGCCATGAAGCCCTACCTGGCCCTCTACATGGGCGGTATGGGCGCCGAGGACACCAACTTCCACGCCGACGTGTACCGCCGGATGGGCTACGCCGAGGTGGTCGACGACGTGACCAAGCTGTTCCGCAGCAACCAGAAGGACAAGGCGGCGTCGATCATCCCCGACGAGGTCGTCGACGACGCCGCGATCGTCGGTGACATCAACTACGTCCGTGAGCAGGTCAAGGTCTGGGAGGCCGCCGGCGTGACCATGATGGTGGTTAACGGACGCAACGAGGCGCAGATCAGGGAGCTCGCCACGCTGATCTAG
- a CDS encoding Zn-ribbon domain-containing OB-fold protein, giving the protein MTASSSSPTLTDHPEPPLSAPLTLSFDYTRSVGPTLSKFFTALRERHILGVRGSDGRVHVPPAEYDPVTYEPLGEMVPVSSVGTVVSWTWQSEPLEGQPLDRPFAWALIKLDGADTSLIHAVDAGEPNAIKIGSRVHVHWADEPVGAITDIAYFALGEDAEPVSEQAAGEQDPVTMIVTPISLTIQHTASHEESAYLRAIAQGKLLGARTGKNGKVYFPPHGADPATGQPTTEFVELPDKGTVTTFAIINIPFQGQRIKPPYVAAYVLLDGADIPFLHLVADVDAHEVRMGMRVEAVWKPREEWGFGIDNIEYFRPTGEPDADYDTYKHHL; this is encoded by the coding sequence GTGACAGCCAGCTCGAGCAGCCCGACCTTGACGGATCACCCTGAGCCACCGCTCTCCGCGCCACTGACGTTGTCTTTCGACTACACCCGTTCAGTCGGCCCCACGCTGAGCAAGTTCTTCACCGCGCTGCGTGAGCGCCACATCCTGGGGGTGCGCGGATCCGATGGCCGAGTACACGTTCCGCCGGCGGAATATGACCCGGTCACCTACGAGCCGCTGGGCGAGATGGTACCGGTGTCCAGCGTCGGCACCGTCGTTTCCTGGACGTGGCAATCCGAGCCGCTGGAGGGCCAGCCGCTGGACCGCCCGTTCGCCTGGGCGCTGATCAAGCTCGACGGCGCGGACACCTCGCTGATCCACGCGGTGGACGCCGGCGAACCGAACGCCATCAAGATCGGGTCCCGGGTGCACGTGCACTGGGCCGACGAGCCGGTCGGCGCCATCACCGACATCGCCTACTTCGCGCTCGGTGAGGACGCCGAACCGGTGTCCGAACAGGCGGCGGGCGAACAAGACCCGGTGACCATGATCGTCACGCCGATCTCGCTGACGATTCAGCACACCGCCTCCCATGAGGAAAGCGCCTACCTGCGCGCCATCGCGCAGGGCAAACTGCTCGGCGCTCGCACCGGCAAGAACGGCAAGGTTTACTTCCCGCCGCACGGCGCGGACCCGGCCACCGGCCAGCCGACCACCGAGTTCGTCGAGTTGCCGGACAAGGGCACCGTGACGACGTTCGCGATCATCAACATCCCCTTCCAGGGGCAGCGCATCAAGCCGCCGTACGTCGCGGCCTACGTGCTGCTCGACGGGGCCGACATCCCCTTCCTGCATCTGGTCGCCGACGTCGACGCGCACGAGGTGCGGATGGGCATGCGTGTCGAGGCGGTATGGAAACCCCGCGAGGAATGGGGCTTTGGCATCGACAACATCGAGTACTTCCGGCCGACGGGGG